In Glycine max cultivar Williams 82 chromosome 10, Glycine_max_v4.0, whole genome shotgun sequence, the DNA window GCATGTTCGTGGATCTTGACGAATCAATAAGTGGCAATGTCTCATTTGGTGATAATTCTAAGACTCATGTAAAAGGCAAAGGTAAGATCTTAATTCGTTTGAAAGATGGAGGACATGAATTCATATCAAATGTTTACTACGTCCCAAATATGAAGAACAATATTTTGAGTTTAGGACAATTACTCAAAAAAAGCTATGATATTCACATGAAAGATTCAAGTCTTTCCATCAGAGATGGGAGAAACAACCTAATCACTAAGGTGTCAATGTCAAGAAATAGGATGTTCTTGTTGAATATCCAGAACGATGTTGCAAAATGTCTTAAAGCTTGCTACATTGATGCATCCTAGCTATGACATCTTCAATTTGGGCACTTAAATTTTGGAGGCTTAAGTTTCCTATTAAAGGAGAAGATGGTAAGAGGACTACCCTCTATTAACTACCCTGATCAACTCTATGAAGGATGTTTACTTGGAAAGCAATTTAGAACGAGTTTTCCAAAGGAGTCAAACTCAAGAGCTAAGAAGCCACTCGAGCTAATACATGCTGACGTCTATGGGCCAATCAAGCCAAGCTTACTAggtaaaaataactatttccttcttttcattgatgattttttaaagaaaaacatgggtctatttcttaaaacaaaaatcagaAGTCTTTTTCACCTTCAAGAAGTTCAAAGCTGTAGTAGAGAAAGAAAGTGGTCGAGAGATCAAAGCCATGAGAACTAACCGAGGAGGAGAATTCACTTCCAAAGAGTTCTGAGAGTTCTGCGAAGAGAATGGTATCAGACGTCCCCTAACTGTTCCAAGACACCCCATAAGAATGGTGTGgcggaaataaaaaatagaacaatCCTTGATGTGGCTCGAAGCATGCTCAAAAGTAAGAAACTGCTAAAAGAATTTTGGGTAGAAGTTGTGGCGTGTGTAGTTTATCTGTCCAATCGATCTCCGACAAGAAGTGTATGGGGAAAGACACcacaagaagcatggagtggaAGAAAGCCTTGTATCTCTCACTTAAGGATCTTAGGGAGTATAGCTCATGTTCATGTCTCAGACGAGAGAAGAACAAATTAAACTTAATGACAAGAGTGAGAGATTCATCTTCATCGATTATGATTCAAGTGCAAAAGGGTAGAAGTTGTACAACCCCAACAACAAGAAGATGGTAATCAGTCGAGATGCGGTGTTTGACGAAGAAGGGCAATGGGACTTTGAGACTCATGAAAAGGAATACAACTTTTTTTCCTCAACTTAAAGAAGAGAAGACACCTCAACATGTTCAACAAGAGCTCACCCCATCAACATCAACCACTCACGAAGACACTTTGCCATCTCCTAAGAGTGAAAGGGTTGTGTCACGCACAAGAACCGTCCAAGATCTTTATGATCAAACTGAGAGATTGGATAATATCACACTATTTTGTCTCTTTGCAGACTGTGAACCAGTGGACTTTGAAGAAGTTGTGCAAGATAAAAGAAGGAGAGATGCAATGGACAAAGAAAATAATCCATCAAGAAGAAGAACACATGGGAACTCATCTCCCTTCCAAAAGGGCACAAGGCTATCGGTGTCAAGTGAGTGTATAAAACAAAGAAGAATGTCAAGGGAGAAATTGAAAGATACAAGGCAAGGCTAGTTGCAAAAGGTTACGGTCAAAAGGTTGGGATTAATTATAATGAGGTGTTTGCTCCGGTCGCTCACCTGGAGACCATAAGACTAATACTCTCTCTTACAGCTCAACACAAATGGAGAATTCATCAAATGGACGTGAAGTCTGCCTTCTTAAATGGAGTCCTCGAGGAAGAAGTGTACATCAAGCAACCGTTGAGATACAaggtgaaagaagaagaagacaaagttATCAAGCTAAAGATGGCGCTTTATGGACTAAAACAAGTTGCTCAAGCAAGAAGACTTTATCAAGTTAAGAAGCTTACTTGGAATGATAAATCAAGTTTAAGAGGGGATGTTGAATAATATAAACTTGACTTAGCTCATTAATCAAGTGTTAGGCCCATTAGTTTGTGCTACTACTCTAAAGAAACTTCTAGAGAAgtgtaaaaataagtaaaagtaaTATTTAAGTAAAGAAGTGTGTAAAACTAAGTAGTTGGGAGAAGTGTGTATAACTCTCCCTTGAAATATGTGGAAACTTTCTTGATGTATCTAGAACTTTTCCTCTTAAAAGGGGGAGAGGTTGTCATTTGTAAGGGGATCAAAAGAACCAACGAagccaaaacaaaaatatttctcaagaaataaaaattaaccttCTTTCAAATATTCTCTCTTCCTCCATTTCTctcaaatattttgtataacatTCTCCTTTCCAACAATTGAATCATATCAGAAGATATACAGTAGTATCCAGAATCCTATGGACTCCTTTTATTCTAGATTCCAACTCCTTCTTCCGCCTGAAAATGTTGCCAAAGGTGTCCTTCTTGAACTGGATTGCTTTTTCCTTAACCCCCTTTAATTTGCTGAGAGTATCCCCCTAAACTAGGCCCCAAGTCTGGGATACAAGGTTCCTAATTAAAGTCAGGGTGAGTTGTCCAAGCTGCCTGAAAATGAAAGTTTCCTATCAGTCTGGGATATAATTGACGAATATGTCGTTTCCCATCACGTCCCAACTTGCCTCGTATGTTCCATGCAAGAATATAAATACTATTGAAGCTATTCATAGGAAACAAAACGAGAGTTGGTGAAAAAAAGGGGTAACCCCCCTTACGTGACCATTGCCGAAGTGGACCCCTCCTCGGTCTTTGATGGTGCAACACTTTCTATCATCATATCATTCCCTGATGGTGCATGGGTTATAGTTGCATGTTCGTCAACTAGTGGCATCTTATAATGTGTGTTGGAAATAGGAACAAGTGGGATAGAGGACTTGGTACCATTTTCAAggtcaaacacatttttttgaGGTTGAATGGAGCTAACCTAGTCAGGTGATGGTGGAGTATCTCCATGTGGGGCCTTCCCTTTAGAGTTAGCACCACGAGTTGATAAAGGGAGCATACTTGAAGAATTTGTTGACCTTGGCCTCTTATTTTGAGAGGAGTAATTACTTGGCCCACTTTTACTAGCAGCACCAAAAGTGATCCCACTCTTAGCAATATTCTTTTTACGATTTTTATGCCTAACCACCATCCAATCACCATGTAACGGCTGTGTATCATCATCATCAGTGCTTTTTTTGGGTAACCGAATTGGTATGATTGACTCTCCATTATTGCATGATTCCATATTAATTGTGTTATCCGAATCAGTTATGGGATTTGCGTAAGGTGATCGACCGTAGCAGCCACATGTAGAACATATACGGTGAAATCCCTCGTACGTACTCAACCTTGTACCAGAAGCCTCTCAGCTAAACACGTCCAACAACCGGCTTTGTTAGATCAATTTCCACATGCTCTCATCTTAATAGAACAAATTCAAGCCCGAGAATCGAATCCACACCATCGTTCTCTCTATCTTCGCCGTCAAGTAGTGATCAAACACCATCCACGATCGAATTTGACCATATAGTAGTCATTGTCAATGTCCAACATGTCATAACCTGCTTTAAGCTTCCACTGCCTCGTCAATCTTTCCTTCGGGATGGGAAAAGTCACCCTTGATCACAAGAGCGTCCAGCCAAGGTGCGCAGATATCTTCGAAGACAGAGTCGTCAATATGCACCATCGTCCGGTGGTTCATTGCTGGAGCCATTGCCATTCATAAAACCCGTAGTGAACTCGTAGCCCTGCGTTGAAGCCATTATTCACTTGGAAATAAATTAAACCTCTTTCGATTAGTGGTGGAGGTTTTAATTGTGGAATTATAGGTTCTAATCTGcgtaatattattgttttttgaaattcaatctCAGTAATATTATTGTACATAGAAAAATGCGGCAAATCATTTCAAGTCAGCAAGGGTGAATCCTGCTCCCCTTAACTTctctcttaaaaatattttctatataataAACGTATAATCTCatagtttattaattaattgatgtgttatacatgttaaattttattagtttttattggTTCTTCCCATGTTTATTTTCGGGACATATCCTTTGTCTTCTTAACCAATCGGtaataaaaaagtgattttatattatgaaaTCACCGTCAGGGTTTCACACAAGCAACCCCTATTATTGATTTCATGCAACGGAGTGTAGCCAAGTCTTCATTCTAATGATTGACATGCTCCTTTCATGTGACCCATCTACAATCACAAGTAAATATACCCTAAAGACCatgtgtttaatttaattaattgctatttgcaaccaTTGTTGTAAAGGAGTGTTTTTGTATACCCCCTCCCCTCCCCACCCTCGAATGAATTTCGTCGCAACCAATTTTTGCTATAAGATTAAGGATACGCTTCAAGCCTACTGAAAAAACCATTTTCACTATATAGTTTCAACCAACTTCTCTTTGtgacttcatttttttatccattgaATCCAAGCGAAGCTATTTAGAGTTTCTTGAAGGCTGAAGGCAACAGATACATTGAACAATAGAATAATTGGTGGGACCTTCTACATTCGCCAATTACAAGAGGTGGAGCACTTATAAAGTCTCCAGGGGTTAGCAATCCCTGTTATATTGAAGCaaagacattaaagaaaaaCACCAATAATCGACCTAAAGTTTGAGCAAGTACCAATATATGAACTTAAAAATTTCATCTGTTCAGAATCTTTTAATGTTTCATGGCTCTGAGGTTCAGTAGAATAGGCATTGGATTCTTTCTTTGCTGAGAGATGATTTTGTCAACACTAAAGGCCCTCGGAGCAGCCTGaaattttatcaatatatgAACTGCAAATTTTCATCACAGTTCAGAATCTTCATATGTTTCATAGCTCTGACGTTCAGTAGATTCATAGGCATAGGATTCTTCACTGGGAGGTGACTCATAAACACCAGAGCCTTCAGAGCTGTCATAAACAGGAGTTTCCCCAAAAAAGGAGGAACTTTCAGATCGTTTGGATTTTTCATGAACTTCAATTTCTCCTGTCTGAACAAATTGCAACAACAAATGCACTCCATTGACCACATCATAAACCATTAATCCTATTCTACCACCAACCCAACTGCCCAGGTGACTTCCAAGAAGATAGCCAATTCTACCAAGCCTTTGCTCCCCAAGGAACCCTCCAGCATAAGTACCAAACAAAGTACCAGTGCCTCTAAGGAACCCTTCTGTGACAGTACCACCATAGTAAATAGCTTCAAAAAAGTCCCATCCAGAGGAAATGATGGGACCTATAATCCGCTTGGCTTGACGGGAAGCCAATTTTGCTGCCTTCTTACCTTCTTTCTGTGCATGTTTTGCTGAATCTGTTGGGGACATCCCCTGAGTAACAGCATCAACGAGGGCAGACTCAATTGCTTGACTCCTCGCTCTTTCAGCATGAGAAGACCTAATATTGTAAAAATAGagcttcacaccttccttgacAGCACATGCTACAGTTCCAGAACCCATATCAAAGCAATTTAAGATTGTAAACTTTCCACTCTGGGATGACCCCTCCTCCCCAACAAGTTCCCTGCATTTTTCAGCTGAAAAGAGCAACTTACATTAGCATAAACAGACACTTGAATTACCAGACGGGGTAATTTCGAGGTTTTCAACAATCAAACATGACAATCTAAGGtaagaaatgaaaaggaataAACCGTCAATTTGGTCCCTTATGTATTACCCTCTCATGTATTACTCATTCAGTCACACTCTTGAATAGTCCGTGAAGTAATAAGAAAACAAGACTATATAACTATACAAGTAATCATTCAAGTATTGAATATCTATCAAATTTAGCCTCTAAGTTGATATATTTTACTAATGTTTTGGGGACcggtttttcaattttgagagaTTACTTAGCATGATTTCTAATACTAGGAGGGATTActtatataactttttactttGAGGACCATTTAGGAAAGAGGATAATGTTTAGAGGATGAAATTTAGGGCTTTAGATATAATAAAGAGACAGACAAATTAGCGTGAACTAAAATTTTCAGATAGGCTTTGTTGATAAATGtcatgtaattaaatttaaatataaaagaattgtAAGGTCAAAACAAGCAGCAGAAAATTAGAAAGATTTGCGATCTGTACCAACCCAGATCTTAAATTTATAGAatagtttgaattt includes these proteins:
- the LOC100786994 gene encoding uncharacterized protein LOC100786994 precursor, with translation MDFESRRLHLLISVVAIIALSFTAEKCRELVGEEGSSQSGKFTILNCFDMGSGTVACAVKEGVKLYFYNIRSSHAERARSQAIESALVDAVTQGMSPTDSAKHAQKEGKKAAKLASRQAKRIIGPIISSGWDFFEAIYYGGTVTEGFLRGTGTLFGTYAGGFLGEQRLGRIGYLLGSHLGSWVGGRIGLMVYDVVNGVHLLLQFVQTGEIEVHEKSKRSESSSFFGETPVYDSSEGSGVYESPPSEESYAYESTERQSYETYEDSEL